The Pelagicoccus sp. SDUM812003 genomic sequence GGGTCTTCTCGGTGTCGAAGGCGTATGAACCGGTGAAGGCTTTGACGAAGCTGGGATTGTCCCAGCTGATTTCTTCCAGCTCGTAGACGGCTGATTGGGCGTTGAGAGCGAAGGAAAACAGGCCGGCGGCCACTAGTTTGGAAAGAAGTTTGTTCATGGTGATTCGGACTTTGATCAGCTTATTGGATACGGAAGGGAACATCGATTTTGTAACGGGCACGCACGGGCTCACCGTTTTTGGTTGGCGTTTCGAAAAGGCATTGTTCGATGGCGTCGATGGCGGGCTGGGTGAATTCGCGAGCAGTCGAGCTGACGACCTTTTCCACTGTAGCGGTACCGTTGGTGTCGATGATGAGGATGAGAGAGACCATGCCATTGATTCGCATGCGGCGCAGCTCGGCCGGATACACGGGCAGAACCGTCTTCACGCGTCTGGGCGGCTGGTCCAGGTCGGACACGTCGAAGATTTGCAGATCGCCCACTGTGTCCGGTTCGACCCCGAAGCCCTCGAAGGCGAAGGCGCCTGCCATGGCATCGCCGAATCCGGGGTTGAGCGCGAGGTCCATCTGGCTGAGCGACAGTTGCTGGACATTGCGCTGCATTTCCGGCGGAGGCTCTTCGACCTTTTCGTTTTCGGGCGGCGGCGGTTCCGGCGGAGGCGGCGGAGGCGGCGGAAGCGCCACGTCCACCGTGACCACATCGCTTTTGTCATCTCCGCCCCCGCTGATGTACTGGGTGAATGGGAGGATCAGGAAGACCCCCGCGGCGCAGATGACCATCGCGATAACAGTCTTGGGTCCACCCGACGACTCCTCCTCCTCGAAGCGTGGAGTTTCGTAGTCAGCTTGTTCGATCATCGGTCTTTATTTGATGTCGTCGGTGGAGATGCTCACGGAGTTCGCTCCGCCCAGTTTGGCTTCGTCGATCACGCGAACCAGCAGATCGGTGGGCACGGTGCGGTCCGCTTGGATGATGACCGGCATGTCTTCCTCGGCGGTCAGTCGCTGCACCGTGGAGCGAATGCCGCCGACGCCGACGTCGCGGCCTCCATAGACGACCTGTCCATTTGAAGTGATGGCGACGAGGATGCTGTTTTTTTCCAGGTCGACCGCGGAGGACGCCTGCGGTTTGCTGACTTCCACACCGGTCTCTTCCACGAAAACCGTGGTGACGATGAAGAATATCAACAAAATGAATACCATGTCGATGAGCGGCGAGATGTTTATTTCGTCGCTGCCGGAGGATGATTGGGAAAGTGTACGGGCTCTTGGCATGTTCGTTTCGTTTATGCGTGTCCGCGCTTTGGATCGAGTAGGCGTTGGAAGGTGGAGGTTTCCAGCTTGGTGAGAAAGAGCTCGAGAGCGTCGAGCTTTCGACGTATTGAAGAGATCATTACAAGGGCCGGGATGGCGAGCACGAGGCCTGTTTCGGTGGTGATCAGAGCCTCGGAGATGCCGCCAGCGATCAGCCCCACTGTGTTCGAGCCTTCGCTGGAGGAAAGCCCGCTAAAGGTAGTGAGCATGCCGCCTACCGTGCCGAGCAGGCCGGTGAGGGGAGCAGAGCTGACGATGATGGTGACGAACTTGATGCGGCGCTTGAGTCGTTCGATCAAGGTGTCGCGCACCTCTTGGAACCTAAGCCGTACCGCGCCGGGCGTCTTCTTGTCCGCCAGCACGAACTTGAGGATCTTTCCGATGTCGCCCCGCGCTTCCTGCGGCCGGTCGATCCAGTGCCGCCATTCGTTTTGACCCACGCGGGTGTAGTCCTTCGACTGCAGTCGAAAGTAAATTTCGAATACGGAGTAGTAGATCAACATGCCCAGGATGAAGAGCGGACCCATGAGCCAGCCGCCTTCGATCCAGAGGCCGAGCGCATCTTCTTTGAAGAATTCGATCATGCCTTTGCTCCTCCCGCCATGCGTTTTTCGAACTCCACTACGTTAGGGGCGGCATGGGCGGCGATCCCGTTCACGAAGGTGATGGAGGTCTTCTCCATCTTTGCGATCATGGAGTTCGCCTTGCGGCTCAGGAAGGCGGAGAGAAGCAGGGAAGGGATGGCTACCACCAGTCCGAACTCGGTGGTGATGAGGGCCTCCGAGATTCCAGAGGAGAGCGACTTCGCATCGCCGGTGCCGAAGAGCGTGATCAGTTTGAAGGTGTTGATCATGCCGGTGACCGTGCCCAGCAGCCCTAGCAGGGGCGCCACCGCCGCGGTCACGCTGATGAAGGACAGCCCGCGCTCGAGCTTGGGTTTTTCCTCGAGGAGGTTTTCGAACATGATTTCGTCCAGCAGTTCCTTCGGCAGGTGGCTGTTCTTGATTCCGACGACCAGCATTTTGGATTCGGCGCCACCATTCTCCTTCGCTACCCGCTCGGCTCCTGCCTTGTCGCCCTTGTAGAGTTTCGAGAGCACTTCGAACACCACTTCCTTGGGAAGCAGCTTGTACTTGCTGAGCTCGAGGAACTTGAACGCTGCAATAGCGAGCGACAGAAATGCGAAACCAAGAATTGGATACATCCAAAGCCCGCCTTTTCCGATGTGCTCGATGAGCGATTCCTTGGTTGCGGAAATCGCCGTGGCTCGGCCGCCCGAGGTATCCAGAGGCACGCTCCCTTCGCCTTGTTTCACGAATTCCGCGATCGCCGGCGTCGCTTCGGGGTCGAAGACCAGAAGTCTCGGCTCCAAGGAGGAGCCACGCTCCGCCAGCCCAGCGGACTTGCCGTCGGAGGACGCGAAGAAGGCGATCGGGCCGAGGAAGGCGAACTGCCCGTCGACGAAGCTACCGTCCGCAAGGATCGCTTTCCCGCCAAAGGAATGGCCGGCGGCATTGTCTTTTACGCGTTCCAGTCCCATTCCGATGGCCGAAAGGCGCTTTTCTATCAGGTCGTCGCGACTGATTCCCGACTTTTCGCTAGCGTTCAGGATCTCGAGCAGATCGTCCCCGTAGAGCTGCACCTCGCTTGGATGAATCGAGGCGTTGAGCCGGTTGGAGTAGTCGAGCAGAAGGTTGGAAATGTAGGAAATCTCGTCCTCGCGAGCGCTGAGTTGGGTCTCCAGCGAACTCAATTCCAAACCGGAGTTGTCGCGTTGCCGCTGAAGGGACCGTTGTTCGGAGCGCTTTTCCTCGACGATCTGCTCGATCTCTCTCAGCTCGGTCGCTAGAGGGATCTTCTTTTCGGCGATGGATTCCCGGAGTTCGGCGAGCTCCTGGATAGCGGTTTCCAGTCGTTTTTCAGCTTTCCCGGATATGGCGCCGAGATCGGACTGGCCAAACGAGAAAGCGGGGAGCGAGGCAGCAAGCGTCGCCGCGAGGACGCGCCTTAGACCAATGGTGGTGAAGGTGATCATAAATAGGGAAGGGAGCTAAAGGATTTCGATTGGGAGAGTGACAAACGCTGGCGGCGCGTCGTTGGAGTGGATGGCGATGGCGTCGGCGATACTCATGGCCTCATCGCCCGCGACGGTGGTCCAGGTCCACCCCTCTGGAGTGGGATGTCCATATCCAGCGTTCTCCGCGTTGGCGTCGGCGTAGTAGGCGACCGATAGACCGAAATAGATCGTCTTCACCTCCTTCGATACTCCCGGCTCGACTTCCTTGATTTCCGATACCATGGAGATCTGCGAATGGAATTTTTCAACTTGTGTCAGAATTCCAACTACAGTTTGAATCCGTTGGGAAAGGGGCGCTTTCTTAGCGGCTTCTGCATCCTTGGGAAGACGCTGGATGAGGGGCTGGATGTCCATCTTGAGCGGCTCCGGAAGCAAGGGAACCACACTGCGAGCAACCCCTTCATAGCTCGTTGCAGCCTCCTCTAGTAGAGCAGCGGTCGCTTTCGCCTCTTCGATCTTCTCGGAAAGCTCCGCCCGTTTTTCATCCGCTTCTGTTGACGAGTTTTCGAGTTCCTCTATTCGCTTGCTGATGGACTCAAGCTCCGCTTTCGAAGCGTCGATCATGTCGTTTAGAAGAGCTTCTTCGTTTTTCCAATCCGTTGATTCCTTGGATATCTGCGACTGTACTTTTGACCACTCGATAAAAGTGGAGCGAGTGTCATCGAGTTCAGCGGCTGTCGCGTTAAGCCCGATTAAGGCACAGAGGGTTGCAGTCCCTCCGATGAGGGTCCTTAGGTGGTTGTTCATAGCTAAGTATTCGAGATCTCAATACCGAAGAGATCTCTGGGTTAGGTTCGTGTGGTTAGATGCTTGTTCAGCAACTGCGGTGCCAACCCCCGTCGGGATTCTTGCTTTAGCCTCGACTTGATTCCTTTTCAAGGAAGGGCATATGGACTTGAGCGTTCCTCCGGGCAAACGCCCTATGCTATGAATGTCATTGTAGATTCCCAGTAGCGAGAGCGCTCAAAATCATTCAAGTTGAGCGTAACTACAGTGATGGGCGAAGTCACTGTAGCCGCCTTCAAGTTTCGCTAAGCGCATGAGGACGAACAAAAGTGGGGCGGCTTGTTGTGAGAGTATAAAGAAAAAGAATACAAAAGTGTGTGGTTGATCTTGTGAGACGAAGAGTTGTCGTGCATGCGCACAGGGCTGAGTCCAACGCGGGACGGACGCGCGGATGCCGATCGTTTTCGGAAAGCAGGAGCCGCTAATAGTGATCGTGACGCATGCCGGTCAATGGAGCGTAGACGCTATTGAGCCTATCGTGTGGAAGCGTATCCAAGATTGGATAACAAAGAGAGCTCTACTTCGATGCTGCTTGCTTGGTACGCTCTCCATCGGCCCGCCGGTACAAGCGAGCGGCAGCGATGGGTATCGGTTTTTGCTAGTTCGAGATTCGTTCGTCGTCTGGTACCACACGATAGAACCGAGAGCCGGACCCGGAAAACTGAATGCGTCTCGCTCCGGAAGCGCCACTATCCAGGCTTGAATCGTTCTCGAGGAAGTCCGCCTCGGTGAGCGCTTGCCACACTCCGGTAGACAGATCGTCTCGCCTTTCGACTCTTAGGGCCTTCGCGATCCCGCTTTCAGGGAGTTGCAGGGTTAGGATGAGGGATCCGTTTTCGGTGGAGAAACTCCAGGGTAGCGAACGAGCATCGGCCGCGGCTCTATTGAACGCGAAGAGGACCGCTAAGGGCACGCCGTTTCGATTCGAGGCGCGGTCGTCGTCAAGACTGTATCCATTGTCCCATAGCCATTGCCCAAACGCGTTCGGAGCTGAGAACTCGGCCGTGGCGATGGTGGATCCCGACGTGGATCTGGTCACAGTCGTGTCCGTGTTTGGCATCTTCTCGGTGAGCTTGTTGTTCACCGAACTGTGGAAGGTGATCTGGTAGTCGCTTGTGCTGCCTACGTTTCGCAGTTCCACCACCTGCAGACGGATGTCGGCGCTATACGGCGGCTCCACGTAGTCCGGTGGATTGGTCGCCACGTCGATCGTCTGAGTCTGGGTTTGCCCGTCGATGGTGAGTTTTGCGGTGAGCCTGCCTGAAAGAGGAAAGGACCGGAGGCGATACAGATCCAGCAACCTGCCGTCCGTATCGATCGATTGCGGCGCTCCGATAGTGGTTACTTCGAGCTCAAGGCCGGAGCTGCTTTGCTCCACCGAAACCTGTTTCACGCCGAAGCCATCAAAGCTGATTTTCGCTGTGTTCTTCAGCGTCCAAGGCGTTTCGTGGATCGAGCCGCCGGTGAAACGAATGGCAACAGGACGCTGCGTCGCCGGGTCGAAGCTCAGTATCGCGTCCATGACCCCGCTTTGGCGAATGTCCTGCTCAGAGCTATCCCCAGTGGAATAGGCGATGGAGTTTGTTCGAGAGCTTTCGAGGATGGAAAACTGGACCTCGATCTCCACGCCGAAAAGGCGGGCGCTACCTGCGAGCAAGATGGCGGCGGTACACAAGGGGCGGATTCCAATCACGCCCTTAAGGTGATCCAACAATGAGGTCTCGTCAATGCAGCGGAGTTCGGTTTCGCCGCTCGGCGTGGCATGGGGTCGGCAATGGGCCTTGAGGGTAAGGGGCGATTCGCAGCGGGTTCGATTCGCCGGCTGGTGGATATTCACTTGCAAGTTCGTTCGAAATCAAATTGCTGTCTCGATCAAAAAAAGGGAGTGGGAAATGGGAGTGGGACCTACAAACCGTTTGCGGGGGAAATGGCAGGCGCTGAGGCTCGGCATCGCTTGGATAACATCGATTTGGGTTTTCGACGCTAGTACCCTTGCAACGCTCGGCGCGGCATCGGTAGCCGATCTCCCGCCACCGTTGGCCAGCGAAGGTTTTGGCGGGTTGACCGAGCCGACCGCGCCGATAGCAGGCTCTCGAGCTTTGGCGGACTGGGAGCCGGCAGGGGCGGTCATGATCAACGTCTCCCCGCAGGAGGTGCTGGAAACGCCTGATCTACTGGCGTGCTACCGGCAGATCGTGGAGGCGCTCACGCGCTACGTGCCGGTGGTGGTGGGATACGATGGCGAGGACAGCCGATTCGCCTTGCGTTTGGAAGACGCTCTGAGGCCCGCCAATTCTGATGCTAAGGATCGGTTTCCCGTCGAAACAGCGGATTCTAAAACAAACGAGTATTGGATACGCGACTACGGCCCGATCTTTTGCATGAGCGCCTCGAACCGTCTGGTTCTGGTCGATACGATTTATAGAGATTGGAGGGAGGAGATCGACGCTTTCGAGCAAACGGGCGATCTCACCGGACCGGGAATAGGCGTCGAGCTGGAGAAGCGTCTGCAGTTTCGAACAAAGCGTTTGAAAAGCGACACTTCTCCCTTGGCTGTCATGAAAATCCTGAGACAGAGCTTTCGTCTGTCGAGCGAAACGACCCGGCCTCCTTTGGTCCTTCCAGGTAGTGAAATGCAGACGGATGGGGAGGGGCTCTTCTTCGTCGCTGAGGAGGCCGCGTTCCTAAACGGGGGACGGGTCGCTTTGTTCGAAGGACTCACGCGAGACTACTTTGGGGCGGAGGAGATTCACCTTTTGGATACATTGCGCGAGTGGGGATCGCTACGATTGGATAGCCAGGTTAAGCTAGCGGGAGGCGGTTATGTTTTCGTTACGCGCCCTCAGTTTTCAGCGCCCCTCAGTCAAGCGGCGGCATCGTTCGAACGCGAGCGAGCGGAAGCCGTTTTTCGATCCAACTGGCAGTACCTAGAGAAGTTCGAGCCGAGATTGCGTCGGGTGGAGCTCCCGACATTGCCCATTGCGGAAGTCTCGAATCAGCCCTTGCTTTACCATGTTCGGGTTCGTCTGCTCAAAGCGATTTGCCAAAATGCTCAAATCGACTTCGACCTCTATCGGTCGCTGCCCGCTGTCGACGAGAAACGACTAGCGTACGATCAAAGGATCTATGCTTACCTAAAGGAGAAGGTCGGGTATCTCGGTCAGTTTAGCGATGACGATTATTTGGCGGAAACCGTTCCTGCGGTGCTGGGACGTTCGCTATGGCGATTGGTTGCAGAGGAGCGACAGAATCGGTCGCCTTTTCGTTCCTACACCAGCTCGTTTGTATTGGGACTTCAAGGACGGCCAACCGTAGTGCTGCTGCCCCGATACGCTGCGCAGAAGGACGATGCTGCAGGGTTGATCCTGCAAACGGAGAGGGAGGTTGAGCGCGCCTATCGCCTCGCTTATCCCGACGCGATGATCCATTGGGTGGATGCCGACCCCTTGACCGTTCGCGGAGGCACCTTGCATCGTGCATTGCTCGCTCTCCCTCGAGGGAGGGAGCGCTCATGATTCACTTGGCAAGGACCGGCCGCGGGGCGGTTACACTGGAGGTGAAAAGCGCCAGAGCGCTCCTGCTTCGCGGCACCTGCTTGATGGTCTTGGTCTTCTTCCTCGCTCAAACGAGGTCGACTCTCGGAGACGTGTTCGGGGATGAGCGCGTAGAGACGTCCTCGATAGGGGCTAAGTCCTATCCATTGTTCAACCGTCAGACCGAACCCACAGCTCCGCTTGCGGCGGAGCGGCCGGTGGGCGAATGGGAAGCGGCCAGCTTTGTCTGGATAAATCTGTCGCTTCCCAGCGTCTGCAAGCAGCCCGAGGTCCTGGCTTTCTATCGAGAGTTCATCGAGGTCGTTTCGCAATATCTGCCGGTCGTGGTCGGGCTCGACTTCCAGTCAGCGTGGAGTTGGCCTCGATTGAGGGAGGAACTTGTGAGCGATGCCGCGGCGAAGAGGGGAAATACGCATTTCTTCGATTCGAGATGCAACTCGTATTGGACAAGAGACTACGGACCTGGATTCGCGAGGGCTGCCGACGACTCTCTTATTCTGGTGGATTCCATGTATCGAGGACTAGAGGACGAAATGGATCTTTTCGCTTCGTCCCTAAACGAGCTCGAGGGATATAGCCCCTCGAGAAACGCTTTGCTGTTTCAAGCCTTTCGCTCCAACGGGAGACGAGCTGAGCTGGCTCCCTTGCGATTGGCAAACGTGCTGCGTCAATACTTTGGATACACTGTTGATTGCGTGCGACCAAAGCTCTACCTGCAAGGAGGCGATTTTCTGACTGATGGCAAAAATCGGGTATTCATTTCGGAAGACACCTTGATCTCCAACGGAGGCCGAGAATCTGCTCTAGCGGAAACCTTTCGATATTATTTCGGGGCGAAGGAAATGCATGTCCTGTCGGCCCTGCCTGGAAACGCCGTGAAGCATCTCGACATGAACTTGAAGTTCATCAGCCCGAACGTGCTATTGTACGCGGAACCGCCGAAGACGCGAAAGGGAGGCAGCCGCTCGTCCCGTCAGCTGGAGACGCTGGCGACTCGTTCTCTCGAATCCAACATCGCCTATTTGCGGGAGCGCTGCTCGGACGTCACTCTCGTCCCTATTCCAACACCTCCGATTTGGGAGGAGTCGGTGGAAGAAGCGATGCTGGTCCTGAGCGCCCAAGTGCT encodes the following:
- a CDS encoding energy transducer TonB → MIEQADYETPRFEEEESSGGPKTVIAMVICAAGVFLILPFTQYISGGGDDKSDVVTVDVALPPPPPPPPEPPPPENEKVEEPPPEMQRNVQQLSLSQMDLALNPGFGDAMAGAFAFEGFGVEPDTVGDLQIFDVSDLDQPPRRVKTVLPVYPAELRRMRINGMVSLILIIDTNGTATVEKVVSSTAREFTQPAIDAIEQCLFETPTKNGEPVRARYKIDVPFRIQ
- a CDS encoding biopolymer transporter ExbD: MPRARTLSQSSSGSDEINISPLIDMVFILLIFFIVTTVFVEETGVEVSKPQASSAVDLEKNSILVAITSNGQVVYGGRDVGVGGIRSTVQRLTAEEDMPVIIQADRTVPTDLLVRVIDEAKLGGANSVSISTDDIK
- a CDS encoding MotA/TolQ/ExbB proton channel family protein, with the protein product MIEFFKEDALGLWIEGGWLMGPLFILGMLIYYSVFEIYFRLQSKDYTRVGQNEWRHWIDRPQEARGDIGKILKFVLADKKTPGAVRLRFQEVRDTLIERLKRRIKFVTIIVSSAPLTGLLGTVGGMLTTFSGLSSSEGSNTVGLIAGGISEALITTETGLVLAIPALVMISSIRRKLDALELFLTKLETSTFQRLLDPKRGHA
- a CDS encoding MotA/TolQ/ExbB proton channel family protein — encoded protein: MITFTTIGLRRVLAATLAASLPAFSFGQSDLGAISGKAEKRLETAIQELAELRESIAEKKIPLATELREIEQIVEEKRSEQRSLQRQRDNSGLELSSLETQLSAREDEISYISNLLLDYSNRLNASIHPSEVQLYGDDLLEILNASEKSGISRDDLIEKRLSAIGMGLERVKDNAAGHSFGGKAILADGSFVDGQFAFLGPIAFFASSDGKSAGLAERGSSLEPRLLVFDPEATPAIAEFVKQGEGSVPLDTSGGRATAISATKESLIEHIGKGGLWMYPILGFAFLSLAIAAFKFLELSKYKLLPKEVVFEVLSKLYKGDKAGAERVAKENGGAESKMLVVGIKNSHLPKELLDEIMFENLLEEKPKLERGLSFISVTAAVAPLLGLLGTVTGMINTFKLITLFGTGDAKSLSSGISEALITTEFGLVVAIPSLLLSAFLSRKANSMIAKMEKTSITFVNGIAAHAAPNVVEFEKRMAGGAKA
- a CDS encoding DUF3450 family protein; amino-acid sequence: MNNHLRTLIGGTATLCALIGLNATAAELDDTRSTFIEWSKVQSQISKESTDWKNEEALLNDMIDASKAELESISKRIEELENSSTEADEKRAELSEKIEEAKATAALLEEAATSYEGVARSVVPLLPEPLKMDIQPLIQRLPKDAEAAKKAPLSQRIQTVVGILTQVEKFHSQISMVSEIKEVEPGVSKEVKTIYFGLSVAYYADANAENAGYGHPTPEGWTWTTVAGDEAMSIADAIAIHSNDAPPAFVTLPIEIL
- a CDS encoding agmatine deiminase family protein gives rise to the protein MGVGPTNRLRGKWQALRLGIAWITSIWVFDASTLATLGAASVADLPPPLASEGFGGLTEPTAPIAGSRALADWEPAGAVMINVSPQEVLETPDLLACYRQIVEALTRYVPVVVGYDGEDSRFALRLEDALRPANSDAKDRFPVETADSKTNEYWIRDYGPIFCMSASNRLVLVDTIYRDWREEIDAFEQTGDLTGPGIGVELEKRLQFRTKRLKSDTSPLAVMKILRQSFRLSSETTRPPLVLPGSEMQTDGEGLFFVAEEAAFLNGGRVALFEGLTRDYFGAEEIHLLDTLREWGSLRLDSQVKLAGGGYVFVTRPQFSAPLSQAAASFERERAEAVFRSNWQYLEKFEPRLRRVELPTLPIAEVSNQPLLYHVRVRLLKAICQNAQIDFDLYRSLPAVDEKRLAYDQRIYAYLKEKVGYLGQFSDDDYLAETVPAVLGRSLWRLVAEERQNRSPFRSYTSSFVLGLQGRPTVVLLPRYAAQKDDAAGLILQTEREVERAYRLAYPDAMIHWVDADPLTVRGGTLHRALLALPRGRERS
- a CDS encoding agmatine deiminase family protein, giving the protein MIHLARTGRGAVTLEVKSARALLLRGTCLMVLVFFLAQTRSTLGDVFGDERVETSSIGAKSYPLFNRQTEPTAPLAAERPVGEWEAASFVWINLSLPSVCKQPEVLAFYREFIEVVSQYLPVVVGLDFQSAWSWPRLREELVSDAAAKRGNTHFFDSRCNSYWTRDYGPGFARAADDSLILVDSMYRGLEDEMDLFASSLNELEGYSPSRNALLFQAFRSNGRRAELAPLRLANVLRQYFGYTVDCVRPKLYLQGGDFLTDGKNRVFISEDTLISNGGRESALAETFRYYFGAKEMHVLSALPGNAVKHLDMNLKFISPNVLLYAEPPKTRKGGSRSSRQLETLATRSLESNIAYLRERCSDVTLVPIPTPPIWEESVEEAMLVLSAQVLQLVCKELDVDFDSYWYVEKPGPDHAEVKEKVDTRLASLVGHPARLSNRSDLNRLTLHYLKEDLDTLIDSRVAGSTVYRTYANALLIQVENGPTVALLPRYRAQEGESSAAFRGWEMQVERAYRLVYPNAKIHWIPTDAMALQGGALHCLAMVVPQGKRR